From the genome of Thermoanaerobaculales bacterium, one region includes:
- a CDS encoding THUMP domain-containing protein, whose amino-acid sequence MLGLGERSSPLVATCSRGLEDALAAELRALGASAVAAGRGMVSFSGGLDTVIDANLRLRTAMRVLVSLVRGQVTDRGGLYDLAASVPWEEAMGERQTFSVEVAGQARAFRDSSFAARVVKDAVVDRLRRLHGARPDVDRESPDIRLHLHLSDGASTLAVDSSGEPLSQRGYRPRGGPAPLNEALAAGILLLAGYDGSQPLIDPMCGTGTFAVEAALIATRTPPSLLREFAFERWPGHDRERFQEFIRRMAHARRDAPAPIIALDRDERAVQATRRNLKAAGMDRWAEVRAGDVRELSLPWGAGGMVVMNPPYGKRLGDVKKLGGLYRKIGDALKQRAPGATAWVLVGDRELAKQIGLKPARRIPLFNGPIECRLLCFEMYEGARE is encoded by the coding sequence AGCCGCGGGCTCGAGGATGCCCTCGCGGCGGAGCTGCGCGCGCTCGGTGCGTCGGCGGTGGCCGCAGGCCGCGGCATGGTGTCGTTCTCGGGCGGGCTCGACACCGTCATCGACGCCAACCTCCGGCTGCGGACCGCGATGCGGGTCCTGGTGTCGCTGGTCCGCGGCCAGGTCACCGACCGCGGCGGCCTCTACGACCTCGCCGCCTCGGTGCCCTGGGAAGAGGCGATGGGCGAGCGCCAGACGTTCTCGGTCGAGGTCGCGGGCCAGGCGCGCGCGTTCCGCGACTCGTCGTTCGCCGCCCGGGTGGTCAAGGACGCGGTCGTCGATCGGCTGCGCCGCCTCCACGGTGCGCGCCCCGACGTCGACCGTGAATCCCCGGACATCAGGCTCCACCTCCACCTGTCCGACGGCGCCTCGACCCTGGCCGTGGACAGCTCGGGCGAGCCGCTGTCCCAGCGCGGCTACCGGCCACGCGGCGGACCGGCGCCGCTCAACGAGGCGCTTGCCGCCGGCATCCTGCTGCTCGCGGGATACGACGGCTCGCAGCCGCTCATCGACCCGATGTGCGGCACCGGCACGTTCGCGGTCGAGGCGGCGCTGATCGCGACCCGCACGCCGCCGTCGCTGCTGCGCGAGTTCGCCTTCGAGCGCTGGCCGGGCCACGACCGCGAGCGCTTCCAGGAGTTCATCCGGCGGATGGCTCACGCGCGCCGCGACGCGCCGGCGCCGATCATCGCCCTGGACCGCGACGAGCGCGCGGTCCAGGCCACTCGCCGCAATTTGAAGGCGGCCGGGATGGATCGCTGGGCCGAGGTCCGCGCCGGCGACGTGCGCGAGCTCTCCCTGCCGTGGGGCGCGGGCGGCATGGTGGTGATGAACCCGCCCTACGGGAAGCGGCTGGGCGACGTCAAGAAGCTGGGTGGGCTCTACCGCAAGATCGGCGACGCGCTCAAGCAGCGCGCCCCCGGGGCGACGGCCTGGGTCCTGGTCGGCGACCGGGAGCTCGCCAAGCAGATCGGGCTCAAGCCGGCGCGCCGAATCCCGCTCTTCAACGGGCCGATCGAGTGCCGGCTGCTGTGCTTCGAGATGTATGAGGGCGCTCGGGAATAG